The Betta splendens chromosome 7, fBetSpl5.4, whole genome shotgun sequence genome includes a window with the following:
- the si:dkey-70p6.1 gene encoding basic salivary proline-rich protein 4 isoform X4, translating to MASMQDGLNFTAPPYGKVLLLGAIAAASAFVVTILIVVLCVGCQRKGKAHNVPGEGGKHRLMDMQSKLRSISKSDTEMNKMNCNGKSRQLPQIPSGTGEDGEHTYSEVGRRSSTTRTDDALYAMVGRAGQTDTPAPPAVPANTPAPPDPDGDVEGGLPEPEAQVMSPPHPPETAEYACVRKLRKADKAPQKRDSGTDMGEPPAPPPRHAPPSHPAPPPPHPHSTKLPRRNVEAFSVPSFPKEVMFMGNGEQYIWKPPEDEDMLMLQNKALGPVGAHTMENIQPSAAAVAEMYSKVCKPGKKKRAVPGSPPANPGFRTLGRGDRDRERDGGFSVVVKPQTWAPQEGKAVGGPLDDHCYESIGTEECDPAYENMEGGGGWKRERPPNTCATLRPRRKKAQQPLQQQQPPPPPPTQQTPKLQHLPAKALLLPGENLYESIGDLKQGSATSSTTTIFTFNDGMEMYVTGL from the exons ATGGCCTCCATGCAGGACGGGCTGAACTTCACGGCTCCTCCCTACGGCAAGGTCCTGCTGCTGGGCGCCATCGCTGCCGCCTCGGCCTTCGTGGTGACCATCCTCATCGTGGTGCTCTGCGTGGGCTGCCAGAG GAAGGGGAAGGCACACAATGTCCCCGGCGAGGGTGGGAAGCACCGTCTCATGGACATG CAGTCGAAGCTGAGGTCCATCAGTAAATCAGACACCGAGATGAACAAGATGAACTGCAACGGCAAAA GCAGGCAGCTTCCCCAGATCCCCTCTGGGACCGGCGAGGACGGGGAGCACACTTACTCGGAAGTGGGCCGACGCTCCTCCACCACACGTACTGACGATGCCCTTTACGCCATGGTAGGCAGGGCCGGGCAGACGGACACTCCGGCCCCTCCGGCCGTTCCCGCCAACACCCCGGCGCCCCCGGACCCCGACGGCGACGTGGAGGGAGGGCTGCCCGAACCCGAGGCCCAGGTCATGTCGCCCCCCCACCCTCCGGAGACGGCGGAGTACGCCTGCGTCAGGAAGCTGCGGAAGGCCGACAAGGCTCCCCAGAAGAGGGACAGCGGGACGGACATGGGggagccgccggcgccgccgccgcggcacGCGCCCCCATCGCACCCCGCCCCTCCCCCGCCGCACCCCCACAGCACCAAGCTGCCCCGAAGGAACGTGGAGGCCTTCAGCGTCCCATCGTTCCCCAAG gaagtgatgtttATGGGCAACGGAGAGCAGTACATCTGGAAGCCTCCAGAGGATGAGGACATGCTCATGCTGCAAAATAAAGCCCTGGGCCCAGTGGGTGCTCACACGATGGAGAATATACAACCATCTGCTGCTGCG GTGGCTGAGATGTACTCGAAGGTGTGTAAACcggggaagaagaagagagccGTGCCGGGGTCTCCCCCCGCCAACCCCGGCTTCCGGACCTTGGGTCGCGGTGACCGGGACCGAGAGCGTGACGGGGGGTTTAGTGTAGTGGTCAAACCCCAGACGTGGGCGCCTCAGGAGGGCAAGGCGGTCGGAGGGCCCCTCGACGACCACTGCTACGAGTCCATCGGGACAGAGGAGTGCGACCCGGCCTATGAGAAcatggaggggggaggaggctgGAAGCGAGAGAGGCCCCCCAACACATGTGCCACCCTGCGGCCGCGGAGGAAGAaggcccagcagccgctgcagcagcagcagccgcctccgccgccgccgacgcAGCAGACCCCCAAGCTGCAGCACCTGCCGGCCAAAGCCCTGCTGCTGCCGGGGGAGAACCTGTACGAGAGCATTGGCGACTTGAAGCAGGGCTCCGCCACCTCTAGCACCACGACCATCTTCACGTTCAACGATGGCATGGAGATGTATGTAACAGGGCTCTGA
- the si:dkey-70p6.1 gene encoding uncharacterized protein C6orf132 homolog isoform X1 yields the protein MASMQDGLNFTAPPYGKVLLLGAIAAASAFVVTILIVVLCVGCQRKGKAHNVPGEGGKHRLMDMGILKQSKLRSISKSDTEMNKMNCNGKKARKKRPASMDLLLLSSRRSNSDLRSQGRQLPQIPSGTGEDGEHTYSEVGRRSSTTRTDDALYAMVGRAGQTDTPAPPAVPANTPAPPDPDGDVEGGLPEPEAQVMSPPHPPETAEYACVRKLRKADKAPQKRDSGTDMGEPPAPPPRHAPPSHPAPPPPHPHSTKLPRRNVEAFSVPSFPKEVMFMGNGEQYIWKPPEDEDMLMLQNKALGPVGAHTMENIQPSAAAVAEMYSKVCKPGKKKRAVPGSPPANPGFRTLGRGDRDRERDGGFSVVVKPQTWAPQEGKAVGGPLDDHCYESIGTEECDPAYENMEGGGGWKRERPPNTCATLRPRRKKAQQPLQQQQPPPPPPTQQTPKLQHLPAKALLLPGENLYESIGDLKQGSATSSTTTIFTFNDGMEMYVTGL from the exons ATGGCCTCCATGCAGGACGGGCTGAACTTCACGGCTCCTCCCTACGGCAAGGTCCTGCTGCTGGGCGCCATCGCTGCCGCCTCGGCCTTCGTGGTGACCATCCTCATCGTGGTGCTCTGCGTGGGCTGCCAGAG GAAGGGGAAGGCACACAATGTCCCCGGCGAGGGTGGGAAGCACCGTCTCATGGACATG gGCATTCTCAAGCAGTCGAAGCTGAGGTCCATCAGTAAATCAGACACCGAGATGAACAAGATGAACTGCAACGGCAAAA AGGCTAGAAAGAAACGTCCAGCCAGCATGGACCTTCTGCTGCTGTCCAGCCGCCGGTCTAACTCTGACCTTCGTTCTCAAGGCAGGCAGCTTCCCCAGATCCCCTCTGGGACCGGCGAGGACGGGGAGCACACTTACTCGGAAGTGGGCCGACGCTCCTCCACCACACGTACTGACGATGCCCTTTACGCCATGGTAGGCAGGGCCGGGCAGACGGACACTCCGGCCCCTCCGGCCGTTCCCGCCAACACCCCGGCGCCCCCGGACCCCGACGGCGACGTGGAGGGAGGGCTGCCCGAACCCGAGGCCCAGGTCATGTCGCCCCCCCACCCTCCGGAGACGGCGGAGTACGCCTGCGTCAGGAAGCTGCGGAAGGCCGACAAGGCTCCCCAGAAGAGGGACAGCGGGACGGACATGGGggagccgccggcgccgccgccgcggcacGCGCCCCCATCGCACCCCGCCCCTCCCCCGCCGCACCCCCACAGCACCAAGCTGCCCCGAAGGAACGTGGAGGCCTTCAGCGTCCCATCGTTCCCCAAG gaagtgatgtttATGGGCAACGGAGAGCAGTACATCTGGAAGCCTCCAGAGGATGAGGACATGCTCATGCTGCAAAATAAAGCCCTGGGCCCAGTGGGTGCTCACACGATGGAGAATATACAACCATCTGCTGCTGCG GTGGCTGAGATGTACTCGAAGGTGTGTAAACcggggaagaagaagagagccGTGCCGGGGTCTCCCCCCGCCAACCCCGGCTTCCGGACCTTGGGTCGCGGTGACCGGGACCGAGAGCGTGACGGGGGGTTTAGTGTAGTGGTCAAACCCCAGACGTGGGCGCCTCAGGAGGGCAAGGCGGTCGGAGGGCCCCTCGACGACCACTGCTACGAGTCCATCGGGACAGAGGAGTGCGACCCGGCCTATGAGAAcatggaggggggaggaggctgGAAGCGAGAGAGGCCCCCCAACACATGTGCCACCCTGCGGCCGCGGAGGAAGAaggcccagcagccgctgcagcagcagcagccgcctccgccgccgccgacgcAGCAGACCCCCAAGCTGCAGCACCTGCCGGCCAAAGCCCTGCTGCTGCCGGGGGAGAACCTGTACGAGAGCATTGGCGACTTGAAGCAGGGCTCCGCCACCTCTAGCACCACGACCATCTTCACGTTCAACGATGGCATGGAGATGTATGTAACAGGGCTCTGA
- the si:dkey-70p6.1 gene encoding basic salivary proline-rich protein 4 isoform X2 has protein sequence MASMQDGLNFTAPPYGKVLLLGAIAAASAFVVTILIVVLCVGCQRKGKAHNVPGEGGKHRLMDMQSKLRSISKSDTEMNKMNCNGKKARKKRPASMDLLLLSSRRSNSDLRSQGRQLPQIPSGTGEDGEHTYSEVGRRSSTTRTDDALYAMVGRAGQTDTPAPPAVPANTPAPPDPDGDVEGGLPEPEAQVMSPPHPPETAEYACVRKLRKADKAPQKRDSGTDMGEPPAPPPRHAPPSHPAPPPPHPHSTKLPRRNVEAFSVPSFPKEVMFMGNGEQYIWKPPEDEDMLMLQNKALGPVGAHTMENIQPSAAAVAEMYSKVCKPGKKKRAVPGSPPANPGFRTLGRGDRDRERDGGFSVVVKPQTWAPQEGKAVGGPLDDHCYESIGTEECDPAYENMEGGGGWKRERPPNTCATLRPRRKKAQQPLQQQQPPPPPPTQQTPKLQHLPAKALLLPGENLYESIGDLKQGSATSSTTTIFTFNDGMEMYVTGL, from the exons ATGGCCTCCATGCAGGACGGGCTGAACTTCACGGCTCCTCCCTACGGCAAGGTCCTGCTGCTGGGCGCCATCGCTGCCGCCTCGGCCTTCGTGGTGACCATCCTCATCGTGGTGCTCTGCGTGGGCTGCCAGAG GAAGGGGAAGGCACACAATGTCCCCGGCGAGGGTGGGAAGCACCGTCTCATGGACATG CAGTCGAAGCTGAGGTCCATCAGTAAATCAGACACCGAGATGAACAAGATGAACTGCAACGGCAAAA AGGCTAGAAAGAAACGTCCAGCCAGCATGGACCTTCTGCTGCTGTCCAGCCGCCGGTCTAACTCTGACCTTCGTTCTCAAGGCAGGCAGCTTCCCCAGATCCCCTCTGGGACCGGCGAGGACGGGGAGCACACTTACTCGGAAGTGGGCCGACGCTCCTCCACCACACGTACTGACGATGCCCTTTACGCCATGGTAGGCAGGGCCGGGCAGACGGACACTCCGGCCCCTCCGGCCGTTCCCGCCAACACCCCGGCGCCCCCGGACCCCGACGGCGACGTGGAGGGAGGGCTGCCCGAACCCGAGGCCCAGGTCATGTCGCCCCCCCACCCTCCGGAGACGGCGGAGTACGCCTGCGTCAGGAAGCTGCGGAAGGCCGACAAGGCTCCCCAGAAGAGGGACAGCGGGACGGACATGGGggagccgccggcgccgccgccgcggcacGCGCCCCCATCGCACCCCGCCCCTCCCCCGCCGCACCCCCACAGCACCAAGCTGCCCCGAAGGAACGTGGAGGCCTTCAGCGTCCCATCGTTCCCCAAG gaagtgatgtttATGGGCAACGGAGAGCAGTACATCTGGAAGCCTCCAGAGGATGAGGACATGCTCATGCTGCAAAATAAAGCCCTGGGCCCAGTGGGTGCTCACACGATGGAGAATATACAACCATCTGCTGCTGCG GTGGCTGAGATGTACTCGAAGGTGTGTAAACcggggaagaagaagagagccGTGCCGGGGTCTCCCCCCGCCAACCCCGGCTTCCGGACCTTGGGTCGCGGTGACCGGGACCGAGAGCGTGACGGGGGGTTTAGTGTAGTGGTCAAACCCCAGACGTGGGCGCCTCAGGAGGGCAAGGCGGTCGGAGGGCCCCTCGACGACCACTGCTACGAGTCCATCGGGACAGAGGAGTGCGACCCGGCCTATGAGAAcatggaggggggaggaggctgGAAGCGAGAGAGGCCCCCCAACACATGTGCCACCCTGCGGCCGCGGAGGAAGAaggcccagcagccgctgcagcagcagcagccgcctccgccgccgccgacgcAGCAGACCCCCAAGCTGCAGCACCTGCCGGCCAAAGCCCTGCTGCTGCCGGGGGAGAACCTGTACGAGAGCATTGGCGACTTGAAGCAGGGCTCCGCCACCTCTAGCACCACGACCATCTTCACGTTCAACGATGGCATGGAGATGTATGTAACAGGGCTCTGA
- the si:dkey-70p6.1 gene encoding basic salivary proline-rich protein 4 isoform X6: MASMQDGLNFTAPPYGKVLLLGAIAAASAFVVTILIVVLCVGCQRKGKAHNVPGEGGKHRLMDMQSKLRSISKSDTEMNKMNCNGKSRAGQTDTPAPPAVPANTPAPPDPDGDVEGGLPEPEAQVMSPPHPPETAEYACVRKLRKADKAPQKRDSGTDMGEPPAPPPRHAPPSHPAPPPPHPHSTKLPRRNVEAFSVPSFPKEVMFMGNGEQYIWKPPEDEDMLMLQNKALGPVGAHTMENIQPSAAAVAEMYSKVCKPGKKKRAVPGSPPANPGFRTLGRGDRDRERDGGFSVVVKPQTWAPQEGKAVGGPLDDHCYESIGTEECDPAYENMEGGGGWKRERPPNTCATLRPRRKKAQQPLQQQQPPPPPPTQQTPKLQHLPAKALLLPGENLYESIGDLKQGSATSSTTTIFTFNDGMEMYVTGL; this comes from the exons ATGGCCTCCATGCAGGACGGGCTGAACTTCACGGCTCCTCCCTACGGCAAGGTCCTGCTGCTGGGCGCCATCGCTGCCGCCTCGGCCTTCGTGGTGACCATCCTCATCGTGGTGCTCTGCGTGGGCTGCCAGAG GAAGGGGAAGGCACACAATGTCCCCGGCGAGGGTGGGAAGCACCGTCTCATGGACATG CAGTCGAAGCTGAGGTCCATCAGTAAATCAGACACCGAGATGAACAAGATGAACTGCAACGGCAAAA GCAGGGCCGGGCAGACGGACACTCCGGCCCCTCCGGCCGTTCCCGCCAACACCCCGGCGCCCCCGGACCCCGACGGCGACGTGGAGGGAGGGCTGCCCGAACCCGAGGCCCAGGTCATGTCGCCCCCCCACCCTCCGGAGACGGCGGAGTACGCCTGCGTCAGGAAGCTGCGGAAGGCCGACAAGGCTCCCCAGAAGAGGGACAGCGGGACGGACATGGGggagccgccggcgccgccgccgcggcacGCGCCCCCATCGCACCCCGCCCCTCCCCCGCCGCACCCCCACAGCACCAAGCTGCCCCGAAGGAACGTGGAGGCCTTCAGCGTCCCATCGTTCCCCAAG gaagtgatgtttATGGGCAACGGAGAGCAGTACATCTGGAAGCCTCCAGAGGATGAGGACATGCTCATGCTGCAAAATAAAGCCCTGGGCCCAGTGGGTGCTCACACGATGGAGAATATACAACCATCTGCTGCTGCG GTGGCTGAGATGTACTCGAAGGTGTGTAAACcggggaagaagaagagagccGTGCCGGGGTCTCCCCCCGCCAACCCCGGCTTCCGGACCTTGGGTCGCGGTGACCGGGACCGAGAGCGTGACGGGGGGTTTAGTGTAGTGGTCAAACCCCAGACGTGGGCGCCTCAGGAGGGCAAGGCGGTCGGAGGGCCCCTCGACGACCACTGCTACGAGTCCATCGGGACAGAGGAGTGCGACCCGGCCTATGAGAAcatggaggggggaggaggctgGAAGCGAGAGAGGCCCCCCAACACATGTGCCACCCTGCGGCCGCGGAGGAAGAaggcccagcagccgctgcagcagcagcagccgcctccgccgccgccgacgcAGCAGACCCCCAAGCTGCAGCACCTGCCGGCCAAAGCCCTGCTGCTGCCGGGGGAGAACCTGTACGAGAGCATTGGCGACTTGAAGCAGGGCTCCGCCACCTCTAGCACCACGACCATCTTCACGTTCAACGATGGCATGGAGATGTATGTAACAGGGCTCTGA
- the si:dkey-70p6.1 gene encoding basic salivary proline-rich protein 4 isoform X5 — MASMQDGLNFTAPPYGKVLLLGAIAAASAFVVTILIVVLCVGCQRKGKAHNVPGEGGKHRLMDMGILKQSKLRSISKSDTEMNKMNCNGKSRAGQTDTPAPPAVPANTPAPPDPDGDVEGGLPEPEAQVMSPPHPPETAEYACVRKLRKADKAPQKRDSGTDMGEPPAPPPRHAPPSHPAPPPPHPHSTKLPRRNVEAFSVPSFPKEVMFMGNGEQYIWKPPEDEDMLMLQNKALGPVGAHTMENIQPSAAAVAEMYSKVCKPGKKKRAVPGSPPANPGFRTLGRGDRDRERDGGFSVVVKPQTWAPQEGKAVGGPLDDHCYESIGTEECDPAYENMEGGGGWKRERPPNTCATLRPRRKKAQQPLQQQQPPPPPPTQQTPKLQHLPAKALLLPGENLYESIGDLKQGSATSSTTTIFTFNDGMEMYVTGL, encoded by the exons ATGGCCTCCATGCAGGACGGGCTGAACTTCACGGCTCCTCCCTACGGCAAGGTCCTGCTGCTGGGCGCCATCGCTGCCGCCTCGGCCTTCGTGGTGACCATCCTCATCGTGGTGCTCTGCGTGGGCTGCCAGAG GAAGGGGAAGGCACACAATGTCCCCGGCGAGGGTGGGAAGCACCGTCTCATGGACATG gGCATTCTCAAGCAGTCGAAGCTGAGGTCCATCAGTAAATCAGACACCGAGATGAACAAGATGAACTGCAACGGCAAAA GCAGGGCCGGGCAGACGGACACTCCGGCCCCTCCGGCCGTTCCCGCCAACACCCCGGCGCCCCCGGACCCCGACGGCGACGTGGAGGGAGGGCTGCCCGAACCCGAGGCCCAGGTCATGTCGCCCCCCCACCCTCCGGAGACGGCGGAGTACGCCTGCGTCAGGAAGCTGCGGAAGGCCGACAAGGCTCCCCAGAAGAGGGACAGCGGGACGGACATGGGggagccgccggcgccgccgccgcggcacGCGCCCCCATCGCACCCCGCCCCTCCCCCGCCGCACCCCCACAGCACCAAGCTGCCCCGAAGGAACGTGGAGGCCTTCAGCGTCCCATCGTTCCCCAAG gaagtgatgtttATGGGCAACGGAGAGCAGTACATCTGGAAGCCTCCAGAGGATGAGGACATGCTCATGCTGCAAAATAAAGCCCTGGGCCCAGTGGGTGCTCACACGATGGAGAATATACAACCATCTGCTGCTGCG GTGGCTGAGATGTACTCGAAGGTGTGTAAACcggggaagaagaagagagccGTGCCGGGGTCTCCCCCCGCCAACCCCGGCTTCCGGACCTTGGGTCGCGGTGACCGGGACCGAGAGCGTGACGGGGGGTTTAGTGTAGTGGTCAAACCCCAGACGTGGGCGCCTCAGGAGGGCAAGGCGGTCGGAGGGCCCCTCGACGACCACTGCTACGAGTCCATCGGGACAGAGGAGTGCGACCCGGCCTATGAGAAcatggaggggggaggaggctgGAAGCGAGAGAGGCCCCCCAACACATGTGCCACCCTGCGGCCGCGGAGGAAGAaggcccagcagccgctgcagcagcagcagccgcctccgccgccgccgacgcAGCAGACCCCCAAGCTGCAGCACCTGCCGGCCAAAGCCCTGCTGCTGCCGGGGGAGAACCTGTACGAGAGCATTGGCGACTTGAAGCAGGGCTCCGCCACCTCTAGCACCACGACCATCTTCACGTTCAACGATGGCATGGAGATGTATGTAACAGGGCTCTGA
- the si:dkey-70p6.1 gene encoding basic salivary proline-rich protein 4 isoform X3 produces MASMQDGLNFTAPPYGKVLLLGAIAAASAFVVTILIVVLCVGCQRKGKAHNVPGEGGKHRLMDMGILKQSKLRSISKSDTEMNKMNCNGKSRQLPQIPSGTGEDGEHTYSEVGRRSSTTRTDDALYAMVGRAGQTDTPAPPAVPANTPAPPDPDGDVEGGLPEPEAQVMSPPHPPETAEYACVRKLRKADKAPQKRDSGTDMGEPPAPPPRHAPPSHPAPPPPHPHSTKLPRRNVEAFSVPSFPKEVMFMGNGEQYIWKPPEDEDMLMLQNKALGPVGAHTMENIQPSAAAVAEMYSKVCKPGKKKRAVPGSPPANPGFRTLGRGDRDRERDGGFSVVVKPQTWAPQEGKAVGGPLDDHCYESIGTEECDPAYENMEGGGGWKRERPPNTCATLRPRRKKAQQPLQQQQPPPPPPTQQTPKLQHLPAKALLLPGENLYESIGDLKQGSATSSTTTIFTFNDGMEMYVTGL; encoded by the exons ATGGCCTCCATGCAGGACGGGCTGAACTTCACGGCTCCTCCCTACGGCAAGGTCCTGCTGCTGGGCGCCATCGCTGCCGCCTCGGCCTTCGTGGTGACCATCCTCATCGTGGTGCTCTGCGTGGGCTGCCAGAG GAAGGGGAAGGCACACAATGTCCCCGGCGAGGGTGGGAAGCACCGTCTCATGGACATG gGCATTCTCAAGCAGTCGAAGCTGAGGTCCATCAGTAAATCAGACACCGAGATGAACAAGATGAACTGCAACGGCAAAA GCAGGCAGCTTCCCCAGATCCCCTCTGGGACCGGCGAGGACGGGGAGCACACTTACTCGGAAGTGGGCCGACGCTCCTCCACCACACGTACTGACGATGCCCTTTACGCCATGGTAGGCAGGGCCGGGCAGACGGACACTCCGGCCCCTCCGGCCGTTCCCGCCAACACCCCGGCGCCCCCGGACCCCGACGGCGACGTGGAGGGAGGGCTGCCCGAACCCGAGGCCCAGGTCATGTCGCCCCCCCACCCTCCGGAGACGGCGGAGTACGCCTGCGTCAGGAAGCTGCGGAAGGCCGACAAGGCTCCCCAGAAGAGGGACAGCGGGACGGACATGGGggagccgccggcgccgccgccgcggcacGCGCCCCCATCGCACCCCGCCCCTCCCCCGCCGCACCCCCACAGCACCAAGCTGCCCCGAAGGAACGTGGAGGCCTTCAGCGTCCCATCGTTCCCCAAG gaagtgatgtttATGGGCAACGGAGAGCAGTACATCTGGAAGCCTCCAGAGGATGAGGACATGCTCATGCTGCAAAATAAAGCCCTGGGCCCAGTGGGTGCTCACACGATGGAGAATATACAACCATCTGCTGCTGCG GTGGCTGAGATGTACTCGAAGGTGTGTAAACcggggaagaagaagagagccGTGCCGGGGTCTCCCCCCGCCAACCCCGGCTTCCGGACCTTGGGTCGCGGTGACCGGGACCGAGAGCGTGACGGGGGGTTTAGTGTAGTGGTCAAACCCCAGACGTGGGCGCCTCAGGAGGGCAAGGCGGTCGGAGGGCCCCTCGACGACCACTGCTACGAGTCCATCGGGACAGAGGAGTGCGACCCGGCCTATGAGAAcatggaggggggaggaggctgGAAGCGAGAGAGGCCCCCCAACACATGTGCCACCCTGCGGCCGCGGAGGAAGAaggcccagcagccgctgcagcagcagcagccgcctccgccgccgccgacgcAGCAGACCCCCAAGCTGCAGCACCTGCCGGCCAAAGCCCTGCTGCTGCCGGGGGAGAACCTGTACGAGAGCATTGGCGACTTGAAGCAGGGCTCCGCCACCTCTAGCACCACGACCATCTTCACGTTCAACGATGGCATGGAGATGTATGTAACAGGGCTCTGA